A region from the Pelodiscus sinensis isolate JC-2024 chromosome 11, ASM4963464v1, whole genome shotgun sequence genome encodes:
- the CCDC85B gene encoding coiled-coil domain-containing protein 85B, with protein MGSEAGEPAAGRALAQLSDSELGGCSKEELVRRLRQEEAEKLAALVQRGRLIQGVNRQLQEHLREIRELKQVNERLAAENRELRDLCCFLDDDRLKAKRLARDWQLFGQQAARVLRDELAACLHKLAGLEGLQERLAAENLELKALCLALEEECAARADSSPVGSSELSLPCGPRDLGDGSSSTGSVGSPDQLHLACSPED; from the coding sequence ATGGGCAGCGAGGCCGGCGAGCCGGCGGCCGGCCGGgccctggcccagctgagcgACTCGGAGCTGGGCGGCTGCAGCAAGGAGGAGCTGGTGCGGCGGCtgcggcaggaggaggcggagaagCTGGCGGCGCTGGTGCAGCGGGGCCGGCTCATCCAGGGCGTCAATcggcagctgcaggagcatctGCGGGAGATCCGCGAGCTGAAGCAGGTGAACGAGCGCCTGGCGGCCGAGAACCGCGAGCTGCGCGACCTCTGCTGCTTCCTGGACGACGACCGGCTGAAGGCCAAGCGGCTGGCCCGGGACTGGCAGCTCTTCGGGCAGCAGGCGGCGCGGGTGCTGCGGGACGAGCTGGCCGCCTGCCTGCACAAGCTGGCCGGGCTGGAGGGGCTACAGGAGCGCCTGGCGGCCGAGAACTTGGAGCTCAAGGCGCTGTGTCTGGCGCTGGAGGAGGAGTGCGCCGCCCGCGCCGACAGCAGCCCCGTCGGTTCCTCCGAGCTAAGTCTGCCCTGCGGGCCCCGGGACCTAGGCGACGGCAGCTCCAGCACCGGCAGCGTGGGCAGCCCGGACCAGCTGCACCTGGCCTGCTCGCCCGAGGACTAG
- the FIBP gene encoding acidic fibroblast growth factor intracellular-binding protein: MTNDLDIFVGNTTLIDEDVYRLWLDGFSVSDAVTLRLRSGILEQTGATVDVLQSDTMDHYRTFHMLERLLHTPSKLIHQLHFQIPPSRQAMLIERYYAFDESFVREVLGKKLSKGTKKDLDDISTKTNITLKSCRRQFDNFKRVFKVVEEMRGSLVENIQQHFLLSDRLARYYAAIVFFANSRFETGKKKLQFLTFEDFAYCAEQMIENWTLGAVDSNVDDMDVDLDKEFLQELKELKVLIADKDLLDVHKSLVCTSLRGKISVYNEMEANFKNLSRALVNIASKLTHNKDVRDFFIDLVEKFIEPCKSDKWTLNDVRLFLTQYMTSAHTVDAFRHQALWDRYMNTIKSCLLKMYHD; this comes from the exons ATGACCAATGACCTGGACATCTTCGTGGGGAACACCACACTGATCGACGAGGATGTGTACCGGCTCTGGCTGGATGGGTTCTCAG TGAGTGATGCAGTGACCCTGCGGCTGCGCAGCGGGATTCTGGAACAGACAGGGGCCACAGTGGATGTGCTGCAGAGCGACACCATGGATCATTACCGCACCTTCCACATGCTGGAGCGCCTGCTGCACACCCCCTCCAAGCTCATCCACCAGCTACACTTCCAgatccctccctcccgccaggccaTGCTCATCGAGAG GTACTATGCCTTTGATGAGTCCTTTGTGCGTGAGGTGCTGGGCAAGAAGCTCTCCAAGGGCACCAAGAAGGACCTGGATGACATCAGCACCAAGACAAACATCACCCTCAAGAGCTGTCGGCGCCAG TTTGACAACTTCAAGCGGGTGTTCAAGGTggtggaggagatgcgggggtCCCTGGTGGAGAACATCCAGCAGCACTTCCTGCTCTCGGACCGGCTGGCCAG GTACTATGCTGCCATCGTCTTCTTTGCAAACAGCCGCTTCGAGACGGGCAAGAAGAAGCTGCAGTTCCTGACCTTTGAGGATTTCGCTTATTGTGCAGAGCAGATGATCGAGAACTGGACATTGGGCGCCGTGG ACTCCAATGTGGATGACATGGACGTGGATCTGGATAAGGAATTCCTGCAGGAACTGAAGGAGCTCAAGGTGCTGATCGCTGATAAGGACCTGCTTGATGTGCATAAAAG CCTGGTGTGCACGTCGCTGCGTGGGAAGATCTCTGTGTACAACGAGATGGAGGCCAACTTCAAG AACCTGTCACGAGCTCTGGTCAATATCGCCTCCAAGCTGACCCATAACAAGGATGTGCGCGACTTCTTCATTGACCTAGTAGAAAAG tTCATTGAGCCCTGCAAGTCAGATAAATGGACCCTGAATGATGTGCGTCTCTTCCTGACGCAGTACATGACATCTGCTCACACTGTGGATGCCTTCCG GCACCAGGCGCTCTGGGATCGGTACATGAACACCATCAAATCCTGCCTGCTTAAGATGTACCACGActga
- the EFEMP2 gene encoding EGF-containing fibulin-like extracellular matrix protein 2 isoform X1: MMHSVIPCQWTMWPVSCLLLAVLVGVALSQELEEPDSYTECTDGYQWDSDTQHCKDVNECETIPEACKGEMKCINHYGGYLCLPRSASVINDVHSESAAPPSAPRPRPPRPSLTASHNTCPQGYEPDGLGSCLDVDECEEELHDCQPSQECINTAGAFHCKCPDGYRKIGSECVDIDECRYRYCQHRCVNSPGSFSCQCESGFQLASNNRSCVDVNECDMGAPCGQRCFNTYGTFICRCNQGYELDHDGFTCNDIDECSYSSYLCQFQCINEPGRFSCDCPQGYQLLGTRLCQDINECETGTHHCTETQRCINFHGGYRCVEKNRCLEPYVQVSDNRCLCPTTNPLCREQPSSIVHRYMSITADRTVPSDVFQIQATSVYPGAYNSFQIRSGNEQGEFYIRQINNISAMLVLARPVTGPREYVLDLEMVTMNSLMSYRSSSVLRLTIFVGAYSF; encoded by the exons ATGATGCACAGTGTCATACCATGCCAATG GACCATGTGGCCTgtctcctgcctgctgctggcagtgctgGTGGGCGTGGCGCTTTCACAGGAGCTGGAGGAACCTGACTCCTACACG GAATGCACGGATGGATACCAGTGGGACTCAGACACACAGCACTGCAAAG ACGTGAACGAGTGTGAGACCATCCCCGAGGCCTGCAAGGGGGAGATGAAATGCATCAATCACTATGGCGGGTACCTATGCCTGCCGCGCTCAGCCTCCGTCATCAATGACGTGCACTCCGAGAGCGCtgcaccccccagtgcccctcggcCCCGGCCCCCACGACCCTCACTCACCGCCTCCCACAACACCTGCCCTCAGGGCTATGAGCCTGATGGGCTCGGCTCCTGCCTGG ACGTGGATGAGTGCGAGGAAGAGCTGCAtgactgccagcccagccaggagTGCATCAACACGGCCGGTGCCTTCCACTGCAAGTGCCCCGACGGCTACCGCAAGATTGGCTCTGAGTGTGTGG ACATCGACGAGTGCCGGTACCGGTACTGCCAGCACCGCTGTGTCAACTCCCCAGGCTCCTTCTCCTGCCAGTGTGAGTCAGGCTTCCAGCTGGCCAGCAACAACCGCTCCTGTGTGG ATGTGAACGAGTGCGACATGGGGGCGCCGTGCGGGCAGCGTTGTTTCAATACCTACGGCACCTTCATCTGCCGCTGCAACCAGGGCTATGAACTCGACCATGACGGCTTCACCTGCAATG ataTTGATGAGTGCAGCTACTCCAGCTATCTGTGCCAGTTCCAGTGCATCAATGAGCCAGGGAGATTCTCCTGTGACTGCCCCCAGGGCTACCAACTCCTGGGCACCCGCCTCTGCCAAG ATATTAACGAATGTGAGACAGGCACCCACCACTGCACTGAGACCCAGAGGTGCATTAATTTCCATGGGGGCTATCGCTGTGTGGAGAAGAACCGCTGTCTGGAGCCTTACGTGCAGGTGTCTGACAA TCGCTGTCTGTGCCCCACCACGAACCCTCTGTGCCGGGAGCAGCCCTCGTCCATCGTGCATCGTTACATGAGCATCACAGCTGACCGGACCGTTCCCTCCGATGTCTTCCAGATCCAGGCCACCAGCGTCTACCCCGGGGCTTACAACTCCTTCCAGATCCGCTCTGGCAACGAGCAGGGAGAGTTCTACATCCGG CAAATCAATAACATCAGTGCCATGCTGGTTCTGGCCCGGCCTGTCACAGGGCCCCGGGAATACGTGCTGGACCTGGAGATGGTGACTATGAACTCACTCATGAGCTACCGCTCCAGCTCGGTGCTACGCCTCACCATCTTCGTGGGAGCCTACTCCTTCTAG
- the EFEMP2 gene encoding EGF-containing fibulin-like extracellular matrix protein 2 isoform X2, translated as MWPVSCLLLAVLVGVALSQELEEPDSYTECTDGYQWDSDTQHCKDVNECETIPEACKGEMKCINHYGGYLCLPRSASVINDVHSESAAPPSAPRPRPPRPSLTASHNTCPQGYEPDGLGSCLDVDECEEELHDCQPSQECINTAGAFHCKCPDGYRKIGSECVDIDECRYRYCQHRCVNSPGSFSCQCESGFQLASNNRSCVDVNECDMGAPCGQRCFNTYGTFICRCNQGYELDHDGFTCNDIDECSYSSYLCQFQCINEPGRFSCDCPQGYQLLGTRLCQDINECETGTHHCTETQRCINFHGGYRCVEKNRCLEPYVQVSDNRCLCPTTNPLCREQPSSIVHRYMSITADRTVPSDVFQIQATSVYPGAYNSFQIRSGNEQGEFYIRQINNISAMLVLARPVTGPREYVLDLEMVTMNSLMSYRSSSVLRLTIFVGAYSF; from the exons ATGTGGCCTgtctcctgcctgctgctggcagtgctgGTGGGCGTGGCGCTTTCACAGGAGCTGGAGGAACCTGACTCCTACACG GAATGCACGGATGGATACCAGTGGGACTCAGACACACAGCACTGCAAAG ACGTGAACGAGTGTGAGACCATCCCCGAGGCCTGCAAGGGGGAGATGAAATGCATCAATCACTATGGCGGGTACCTATGCCTGCCGCGCTCAGCCTCCGTCATCAATGACGTGCACTCCGAGAGCGCtgcaccccccagtgcccctcggcCCCGGCCCCCACGACCCTCACTCACCGCCTCCCACAACACCTGCCCTCAGGGCTATGAGCCTGATGGGCTCGGCTCCTGCCTGG ACGTGGATGAGTGCGAGGAAGAGCTGCAtgactgccagcccagccaggagTGCATCAACACGGCCGGTGCCTTCCACTGCAAGTGCCCCGACGGCTACCGCAAGATTGGCTCTGAGTGTGTGG ACATCGACGAGTGCCGGTACCGGTACTGCCAGCACCGCTGTGTCAACTCCCCAGGCTCCTTCTCCTGCCAGTGTGAGTCAGGCTTCCAGCTGGCCAGCAACAACCGCTCCTGTGTGG ATGTGAACGAGTGCGACATGGGGGCGCCGTGCGGGCAGCGTTGTTTCAATACCTACGGCACCTTCATCTGCCGCTGCAACCAGGGCTATGAACTCGACCATGACGGCTTCACCTGCAATG ataTTGATGAGTGCAGCTACTCCAGCTATCTGTGCCAGTTCCAGTGCATCAATGAGCCAGGGAGATTCTCCTGTGACTGCCCCCAGGGCTACCAACTCCTGGGCACCCGCCTCTGCCAAG ATATTAACGAATGTGAGACAGGCACCCACCACTGCACTGAGACCCAGAGGTGCATTAATTTCCATGGGGGCTATCGCTGTGTGGAGAAGAACCGCTGTCTGGAGCCTTACGTGCAGGTGTCTGACAA TCGCTGTCTGTGCCCCACCACGAACCCTCTGTGCCGGGAGCAGCCCTCGTCCATCGTGCATCGTTACATGAGCATCACAGCTGACCGGACCGTTCCCTCCGATGTCTTCCAGATCCAGGCCACCAGCGTCTACCCCGGGGCTTACAACTCCTTCCAGATCCGCTCTGGCAACGAGCAGGGAGAGTTCTACATCCGG CAAATCAATAACATCAGTGCCATGCTGGTTCTGGCCCGGCCTGTCACAGGGCCCCGGGAATACGTGCTGGACCTGGAGATGGTGACTATGAACTCACTCATGAGCTACCGCTCCAGCTCGGTGCTACGCCTCACCATCTTCGTGGGAGCCTACTCCTTCTAG